The stretch of DNA GCCGACGACCGAGAGGGCCATCACGACGTTGGTCAGGCTCGGTCCGAGTACGCCGGTAATGACGAGCGCCAGCACGAGCCCCGGAAACGCGAGTTGAACGTCGACCAGCCGCATCAAGACGGTGTCGACAAGTCCGCCACTGTACCCGGAAATCAGCCCGATCACCGTTCCGACAGTCACCCTGATGGTCGTCGCAGCGACCGCTAATGCGAGCGATATCCGGGTTCCGTAGACGATTCGCGTCGCCACGTCCCGTCCGAGACCGTCGGTCCCCAGCGGATGGGCGAGCGAAGGGGCCTCGAGGCGTGCCTCGAGCGTTTGAGCGGCCGGGTCGTACGGGGTAATGAGCGGCCCGAAGACGGCGACAGCTGCGAGAAGACAGACGAGACCGCCGCTGAGACGGATCCCGAAGTTCGCTCGAGTCGAGAGTACACGCTGGGAGCGGAGACGCTCGCGGATCCACTCACGAACGCGAGTCGGATGAACCACTTGCCAGCGAGGGGAGGAGACGGGTTTCTGTCGTTCGCTCATCGTCGGTCACCCCGTTCGATCCGCGGATCGAGTGCGACGTATGCGAGATCGACTAACTGGTTCGTG from Natronorubrum halophilum encodes:
- the nikC gene encoding nickel transporter permease; this encodes MSERQKPVSSPRWQVVHPTRVREWIRERLRSQRVLSTRANFGIRLSGGLVCLLAAVAVFGPLITPYDPAAQTLEARLEAPSLAHPLGTDGLGRDVATRIVYGTRISLALAVAATTIRVTVGTVIGLISGYSGGLVDTVLMRLVDVQLAFPGLVLALVITGVLGPSLTNVVMALSVVGWASYARVVRGNVLATKNSRYVESARLYGTPRRRIARRHLLPKVVHPVLVLATMNLGTIILTAAGLSYLGLGAQPPTPEWGTMIADSRIYLRSAPWLVTAPGVTIMATVIGFNVLGDGLRDALDPDHLEERERREF